The sequence below is a genomic window from Halococcus saccharolyticus DSM 5350.
CGATCTCGAGAGTCTCGTCGAGCGGCGGCGTGCGGAAGACGAGCACGTCGTCGCGGTGTTCCAGCGGGCCGTACGGCGGCTCCGTGGCGAAGGTGTCCTCGCGGGTGCGCTGGTCGAACCCGCCGCGACCGGTGATGTCGTGGAGATTGCGCTCGGCGAGCGGGTACTCGATCAAATTCTCCTCACGAGGTTCGTAGGTGATGTACGACGAGCAGTTGCCACCGAGAGTGGGAACCGGGTCGCGGGGATCGAACTCGTAGCTCGTCGCGCCGCCCTCGGGGTCGGGTTCCGCGGTCGCGAGCGTCCCATCACCGTGGGCGTAGTAGGTGGTGTGCTCGACATCGCTCGGGGGCCACTCGTCGGCCGTCGACCACTCCCCGCCGTGGAACAGTCGCCCGTCGGTGGTCCGGCCGCCGTCGCCGGTCCCCATCCGGAAGAACTCCACTGTGGCCTGGTCGCTCCAGGAGTCCTCGCCCTTGAGGTAGTGATCGAAGAATCGGAGGCGGGTTTTCTGGTAATTCCGAAGCGCGGCCTCGCCGAAGGCGAGTTCCCCCGAATATGGTTTGTTCCACGACGGCAGTGGATATCCGTTCCAGCCGTGGGTCCACGGCCCCATCAGGAGAAACTGATCCGCGTCCTTCAGATCGGCGAGTGCCGCGAAGTTGTCGCAGGTCGCCTTCGTGTAGGAGTCGTACCACGCGCCCGCGTACACCGTGGGCACGTCGGCCATCCCGTCGTAGTGGCGCTCGAAGTCGATGCCTGGCGACTGCCAGAGTTCGTCGCTCGCCGCCCCCTGGGTCATGATGTCGAACGCCCACTCCTCGTAGTTCGGGATGTGCCGGAGCGGGGACTGACCCCGGTGGATCGGTCCGTCGGCGAGCACGTCCCGGACGTCGACGTTCGCGAGGAGCGCCTGGACGTCGGAATCCTCCAGCGCGCGCTTCGCGAACCCGCCGCCGAGGGTGAGCGCCCAGCACAGCCAGCGGAGTTCGAACGCGCCGTTGTGGCGAAAGGTGGCCTCTCGGCCGTTCGCCGCCCCCTGGTTCACGAACATCGCTTCGAGATGGGGTGGGTCCTGGGTCGCGAGCGCGCTCTGGACCCACGCCCCGTAGGAGGTGCCGATCGTGCCGACCTGGCCGTCACAGTACGATCGGTCGGCGAGCCACTCGACGGTGTCGTATCCATCCTCCGGCTCGTTCACGAAGATGTAGTACTCGCCCTCGCTGTCGAACCGGCCGCGACAGTCCTGGATCGCGACGACGTAGCCGCGCTTGGCGTACCATTCACCGTGGCGCTCCATCCGTCCCCGCTTGCCGTACGGCGTCCGGTCGAGCAGCGCCGGTTTCGAGTCGTCGATCGGCTCGCCAGTCGTCGGATCCGCCGGCCGATAGATGTCGGTCGCGAGTTCGATCCCGTCGCGGGTCTCGACGGGAACGTTCAGTTCGGCGGCGACGCCGTACTCCGGTTGACTACCCATACAGACTCCCTCTCACAATGGTACCAAGTAACTTGCGTCCGGTCCGGTGCGCCGTCGCCACCGAAGAACCAACGACGAGACGACGGACGACGATCGAGAGTCCGGATTGCGTTCCTCCCGGTAGTCGTGACGACAACCCATAGATTTATGTCTTCATTAGACAACGATGTGCAAGGAGTGTACGATATGACATACCACAGACGACGCCCATACTGGTGGCAGTCATGAGCGGGGACACCAGCACCGAGAGAGCGGGAGCACACGAGAGCAGCATGGTCGAGTACGGAATCGACGACAAGCCACCGCTCGGCCAGTCGGCCCTGCTCGGCGTCCAGCACTGGCTGACGATGATCGGTTCGACGATCGCGATCCCGCTCGTCCTCGCGGGAGCGATCGGGTTCGACGCCGCACAGACCGCCCAGCTCGTGGCGACCTTTTTCGTGGTCTCGGGGGTCGCGACGCTCGCACAAGCCACGATCGGGAACCGCTATCCGATCGTCCAGGGCGGGACGTTCTCGATGCTGGGGCCTGCGCTCGCGATCGTCGCGGTGCTCGCAGCGGGTGACGCCGCCCCGACTA
It includes:
- a CDS encoding CocE/NonD family hydrolase, producing the protein MGSQPEYGVAAELNVPVETRDGIELATDIYRPADPTTGEPIDDSKPALLDRTPYGKRGRMERHGEWYAKRGYVVAIQDCRGRFDSEGEYYIFVNEPEDGYDTVEWLADRSYCDGQVGTIGTSYGAWVQSALATQDPPHLEAMFVNQGAANGREATFRHNGAFELRWLCWALTLGGGFAKRALEDSDVQALLANVDVRDVLADGPIHRGQSPLRHIPNYEEWAFDIMTQGAASDELWQSPGIDFERHYDGMADVPTVYAGAWYDSYTKATCDNFAALADLKDADQFLLMGPWTHGWNGYPLPSWNKPYSGELAFGEAALRNYQKTRLRFFDHYLKGEDSWSDQATVEFFRMGTGDGGRTTDGRLFHGGEWSTADEWPPSDVEHTTYYAHGDGTLATAEPDPEGGATSYEFDPRDPVPTLGGNCSSYITYEPREENLIEYPLAERNLHDITGRGGFDQRTREDTFATEPPYGPLEHRDDVLVFRTPPLDETLEIVGPIRVRVHAETDAPDTDFTAKLIEEYPPSEAFPNGFALNLADSICRARYRGYRDEPDFVEPGEVYEFAMEPYPTANVFEAGHRIRLDISSSNFPRFDVNHNTGGPLYDDREYQVTTNTVHHSAAHPTRIELPVRNG